One Paraburkholderia phytofirmans OLGA172 genomic window carries:
- a CDS encoding acyl-CoA dehydrogenase family protein → MGYVFRTEEQRGAVDGLRRYLADKADPLFNKEYRDRFVPKEQMGEFMRELSQFGLISGTVGEEHGGLGLDWLTMIMLFEEVAATSVDLSVPVLINGFCAQMLARLAPAHLRERYLPGLLKGELFCSAGISEPDVGSNVLEIKTRARRDGDHYIINGEKTWISNGAYSDILICTCRTGDDPRRGLTHFLLDRKEHPYEVRDIHKIAWNSQSTAQIFLSDVRVPASNMLGNEGEALKNTLTMFERSRVFVAAQGLGIARRALEEATRYATERKQHGKVIAGHQLISAMLAEMATHVDASRLLTQRAASMIEAGVPAEMEAAMAKYFACEAAVTIARQAVQIHGGNGVTKEFLVEKLAREAIVVPIPEGTTQIQQLIIGRALTGVNAF, encoded by the coding sequence ATGGGATACGTATTCAGGACGGAAGAGCAGCGAGGCGCGGTGGACGGACTGCGGCGCTATCTGGCAGACAAGGCCGATCCCTTGTTCAACAAGGAGTATCGCGACAGGTTCGTGCCGAAGGAGCAGATGGGTGAGTTCATGCGTGAGCTTAGCCAGTTCGGCCTGATTTCGGGTACCGTGGGTGAAGAGCACGGCGGTCTGGGTCTTGATTGGCTCACGATGATCATGCTGTTCGAAGAAGTGGCGGCCACCTCGGTCGATCTGTCGGTGCCGGTGCTGATCAATGGTTTCTGTGCGCAGATGCTCGCGAGGCTGGCGCCTGCGCATCTGCGCGAACGCTATCTGCCGGGACTGCTCAAGGGCGAACTGTTCTGCAGCGCGGGTATCTCCGAGCCGGACGTTGGCTCCAACGTGCTGGAGATCAAGACGCGCGCCCGGCGGGATGGGGATCATTACATCATCAACGGCGAGAAGACGTGGATCAGTAACGGCGCCTATTCGGACATTCTGATCTGCACGTGCCGGACCGGCGACGATCCGCGCCGCGGCCTGACGCACTTTCTGCTCGACCGCAAAGAGCATCCGTACGAGGTTCGGGATATTCATAAGATCGCCTGGAACAGCCAGTCGACGGCGCAGATATTCCTTAGCGATGTCCGTGTGCCGGCCAGCAACATGCTCGGCAACGAAGGGGAAGCGCTGAAGAACACGTTAACGATGTTCGAACGCTCGCGTGTTTTCGTCGCCGCGCAGGGTCTCGGTATTGCACGGCGCGCATTGGAAGAGGCGACGCGCTATGCCACGGAGCGCAAACAGCACGGCAAGGTGATTGCCGGGCACCAGCTGATCTCCGCGATGCTGGCCGAAATGGCCACGCATGTCGACGCCAGCCGTCTGCTGACCCAGCGTGCTGCATCGATGATCGAAGCGGGAGTGCCCGCCGAGATGGAAGCAGCCATGGCCAAATATTTTGCCTGTGAAGCCGCGGTGACAATCGCCCGCCAGGCGGTGCAGATTCACGGCGGCAATGGGGTTACCAAGGAGTTTCTGGTCGAGAAGCTGGCGCGCGAAGCGATTGTTGTGCCGATTCCGGAGGGCACGACCCAAATCCAGCAACTCATCATCGGGCGCGCGCTGACTGGGGTCAACGCATTCTGA
- a CDS encoding CaiB/BaiF CoA transferase family protein, with the protein MGVLDGIRVVEIAGIGPGPFCGMLLADMGAEVILIERADANDGGMLDLGKSAIVNRGKQSIALNLKDTRAIDAVLRLIEGSDALLEGMRPGVMERLGLGPEMCLSRNPRLVYGRMTGWGQTGPLAQCAGHDLNYIALSGALWFAGEPGRPPMPPPTLLGDLGGGALYLAMGVLAGILGARRTGHGQVVDAAIVDGSANLMNLLLSVHAAGHQPIERGRGLLDGPHWSGTYACADGHFVSVQALEPQFNALLFSKLGLGDDPDFRQPYHPHRWPALRDRLAAVFATQPRQHWIDLLEGSDACFAPVLTPVGAMTHPHMAARGVYAERDGVLQAAPAPRFSATPSGAPNAVPRRGEHGLAILRAIGLGEDEIVQLLAAH; encoded by the coding sequence ATGGGTGTTCTCGACGGAATCCGCGTCGTGGAAATAGCGGGTATCGGGCCGGGTCCTTTTTGCGGCATGTTGCTTGCCGACATGGGCGCCGAAGTCATCCTGATCGAGCGCGCCGACGCCAACGATGGCGGCATGCTCGATCTCGGCAAGAGCGCTATCGTCAATCGTGGCAAACAGTCCATTGCGCTGAACCTGAAGGACACGCGCGCGATTGACGCGGTCCTGCGGCTCATCGAGGGTTCAGACGCGTTGCTCGAAGGCATGCGCCCAGGCGTGATGGAGCGGCTGGGGCTCGGGCCGGAGATGTGTCTCTCACGCAATCCACGCCTCGTATACGGCCGGATGACCGGATGGGGACAGACGGGGCCGTTGGCGCAGTGCGCCGGCCACGACCTGAATTACATCGCGCTCTCCGGCGCGCTGTGGTTCGCGGGCGAACCCGGCAGGCCACCCATGCCACCGCCCACGCTATTGGGCGATCTGGGCGGTGGCGCGCTGTATCTCGCGATGGGCGTGCTTGCCGGCATCCTGGGCGCTCGCCGTACCGGTCATGGCCAGGTGGTGGATGCTGCCATCGTCGACGGCAGCGCCAATCTGATGAACCTGCTGCTCTCGGTGCATGCCGCAGGGCATCAGCCTATCGAACGCGGGCGCGGCCTTCTGGACGGCCCGCACTGGAGTGGCACCTACGCGTGTGCCGATGGCCACTTTGTCAGTGTCCAGGCGCTGGAGCCGCAATTCAATGCGCTGCTCTTCAGCAAGCTTGGGCTCGGTGACGATCCGGATTTCCGGCAGCCTTATCACCCGCATCGATGGCCTGCCCTGCGTGACCGGTTGGCGGCGGTATTCGCCACGCAACCCCGGCAGCATTGGATCGATTTGCTCGAAGGCAGTGATGCCTGTTTCGCGCCGGTGCTGACGCCTGTCGGAGCCATGACGCACCCGCATATGGCCGCTCGCGGCGTCTATGCGGAGCGCGACGGGGTATTGCAGGCCGCCCCGGCGCCGCGATTCTCCGCGACCCCGTCCGGCGCCCCTAACGCCGTACCGCGCCGTGGTGAACATGGCCTTGCGATCCTCCGAGCCATCGGGCTTGGCGAAGACGAGATCGTGCAATTGCTCGCCGCGCACTGA
- a CDS encoding thiolase family protein, giving the protein MSDIYVAGVGMTAFGRLLEKSVYDMVGEAVALALKDAGCGTADIGAAYYGTMTNGQLQGQTAIPGPIAMRRLGIEGVPVFTVENACATGSSAFNLATLALRSGSCDIALAVGAEKMNIPDKARMFAAFDGGWDVSTVERNKATLLAMGEGMTPPPGTMSERPYSVFMDVYAAICRNHMLRYGTTRRQIAAVAAKNHQHSVHNPLAQFQQPFSIEEVLASPPIAYPLTTLMCSPISDGAAAVVLCNAAGLKRLNGAARRAVRVLASVVQTGTTRGLDEPHKIIAHRAAKEAYEQAGVAPEDVDVAEVHDASAIGEILNAESLMLVPFGEGGPAAERGDFTVGGRMPINPSGGLESKGHPIGATGLGQIHELVTQLRGEADKRQVDNARIAIQENGGGLYGIEEAVVAITILAKQ; this is encoded by the coding sequence ATGAGCGATATCTATGTGGCCGGCGTCGGCATGACTGCCTTTGGGCGCCTGCTTGAAAAGTCGGTGTACGACATGGTCGGAGAAGCCGTAGCGCTTGCGTTGAAAGACGCCGGCTGCGGTACGGCCGACATTGGCGCCGCGTATTACGGGACCATGACGAATGGCCAGTTGCAAGGCCAAACCGCCATCCCCGGCCCGATTGCGATGCGCCGCCTCGGCATTGAAGGCGTGCCGGTATTTACGGTGGAAAACGCCTGTGCCACGGGTTCATCGGCATTCAACCTGGCGACGCTGGCGTTGCGTTCGGGCAGCTGCGATATCGCGCTGGCCGTTGGTGCGGAAAAGATGAATATTCCGGACAAGGCCAGGATGTTCGCGGCGTTCGACGGCGGCTGGGACGTCTCGACGGTGGAGCGCAACAAGGCGACGTTGCTCGCCATGGGCGAGGGCATGACGCCGCCGCCGGGCACCATGTCCGAGCGCCCGTACAGCGTCTTCATGGACGTGTATGCCGCGATTTGCCGCAACCACATGTTGCGTTACGGTACTACCCGGAGGCAGATCGCTGCTGTGGCGGCAAAGAACCATCAACACTCGGTGCACAACCCGCTGGCGCAGTTTCAACAGCCCTTCAGTATCGAGGAGGTATTGGCGTCGCCACCGATCGCCTATCCGTTGACCACGTTGATGTGTTCCCCGATCAGCGATGGCGCGGCTGCTGTCGTGCTGTGCAACGCAGCGGGACTGAAGAGGCTCAACGGCGCGGCGCGCCGTGCGGTGCGTGTGCTCGCCAGCGTCGTGCAAACCGGCACCACGCGCGGCCTCGATGAGCCGCACAAGATCATTGCCCACCGCGCGGCGAAAGAGGCATACGAACAGGCTGGCGTGGCGCCTGAAGACGTCGATGTCGCGGAGGTTCACGACGCGTCCGCGATCGGCGAAATTCTCAATGCCGAGTCATTGATGCTGGTGCCTTTCGGCGAAGGCGGACCGGCAGCGGAGCGAGGCGACTTTACGGTCGGCGGCCGCATGCCGATCAACCCTTCCGGCGGCCTCGAATCGAAGGGCCACCCCATTGGCGCAACCGGCCTCGGCCAGATCCACGAACTGGTGACCCAGTTGCGCGGCGAAGCGGACAAGCGGCAGGTGGACAACGCCCGCATTGCGATTCAGGAAAACGGCGGCGGTCTTTACGGTATCGAAGAGGCCGTGGTGGCCATCACGATTCTTGCCAAACAGTAA
- a CDS encoding enoyl-CoA hydratase/isomerase family protein: MNEDVLLYDVDGSVARLTLNRPKAMNSLNLAMLAELDRRLTQIEADDEMRVLVLTGAEAAFCAGADLKEVLAGQDLGPGEADFLDRANQVFGRLRNFPKPVIAALNGVTMAGGLELAMCADLVIAAETATLADAHANFGVYPGAGGAAVLPRLIPLNMAMYLLLTGKSLSATEMKACGLVCEVHPDAELAEAVQKLATHIARKSPIALRRMKEVARQSADKTRDDALLHEQVMLRQHMRTFDFHEGLQAFAEKRAPRFQGR; encoded by the coding sequence ATGAACGAAGACGTTTTGTTGTACGACGTCGATGGGTCTGTTGCCCGTTTGACGCTGAACCGCCCAAAGGCGATGAATTCGCTGAACCTGGCGATGCTTGCGGAACTGGATCGCCGTCTAACGCAGATCGAGGCCGACGATGAGATGCGTGTGCTGGTGCTTACCGGTGCCGAAGCAGCCTTCTGTGCGGGCGCAGACCTGAAGGAAGTATTGGCGGGCCAAGACCTGGGTCCCGGCGAAGCGGATTTTCTCGATCGTGCGAACCAGGTGTTTGGCCGGCTGCGCAATTTCCCGAAGCCCGTGATTGCCGCGTTGAACGGCGTCACGATGGCCGGCGGCCTGGAACTGGCGATGTGCGCGGATCTGGTGATTGCCGCCGAGACCGCCACGCTCGCCGACGCGCATGCCAACTTCGGCGTGTATCCGGGCGCGGGTGGCGCGGCCGTCCTGCCGCGGCTCATTCCGCTCAACATGGCGATGTATCTGCTGCTGACCGGCAAGTCCCTGTCGGCCACCGAGATGAAGGCGTGTGGCCTCGTCTGCGAAGTGCACCCGGATGCGGAACTCGCCGAGGCCGTGCAGAAGCTCGCCACGCATATCGCGCGAAAGAGCCCCATTGCGTTGCGCCGCATGAAAGAAGTAGCGCGGCAATCCGCCGACAAAACGCGCGACGACGCCTTGCTGCACGAGCAGGTGATGCTGCGCCAGCACATGCGCACATTCGACTTCCACGAAGGCTTGCAGGCTTTCGCCGAAAAGCGCGCGCCCCGGTTTCAAGGCCGCTGA
- a CDS encoding SDR family NAD(P)-dependent oxidoreductase has product MRIQDKVVVITGGASGLGLATALYLTQEKGARVAIFDLNVEAGEKAVADIGADRAMFVQTDVSSEESVQKSVGEVMARFGAIHVCINGAAVPTAFKVLGKEGKAAPLAKFAQTTAVNLNGVFNVMSKCAEQMASNDPEAGEERGVVINVSSGAAYEGQIGQSAYAATKAGIIGMNMPAARELGAIGVRVNAIAPGLFLTTMVAGLDEKVLTMLKEQMEAPKRLGDMREFAHCCAFIIENAYLNGETIRLDAASRMRAK; this is encoded by the coding sequence ATGCGTATTCAGGACAAAGTCGTCGTTATCACCGGGGGCGCTTCGGGGCTTGGTTTGGCCACCGCGCTGTACCTCACGCAGGAAAAGGGCGCCCGTGTCGCTATTTTCGATTTGAATGTCGAAGCCGGTGAAAAGGCGGTAGCCGATATCGGCGCCGATCGCGCGATGTTCGTGCAAACGGACGTCAGCAGCGAAGAGTCGGTGCAAAAGTCTGTCGGCGAGGTCATGGCCCGCTTCGGCGCCATTCACGTCTGTATCAACGGCGCGGCCGTGCCGACCGCATTCAAGGTGTTGGGCAAGGAAGGCAAGGCAGCGCCGCTCGCAAAGTTCGCGCAGACGACCGCGGTCAATCTCAACGGCGTATTCAATGTGATGTCCAAATGCGCGGAGCAGATGGCGAGCAATGACCCTGAGGCGGGCGAAGAGCGTGGCGTGGTGATTAACGTTTCCTCGGGCGCGGCGTACGAAGGTCAGATCGGGCAGAGCGCCTACGCGGCGACCAAGGCCGGCATCATCGGCATGAACATGCCGGCCGCGCGTGAACTCGGCGCGATTGGGGTGCGCGTCAACGCGATCGCCCCCGGCCTGTTCCTGACGACTATGGTGGCGGGACTCGACGAGAAGGTGCTGACGATGCTCAAGGAGCAGATGGAAGCGCCGAAGCGTTTGGGCGACATGCGCGAGTTTGCGCACTGCTGCGCGTTCATTATCGAAAACGCTTACCTGAATGGCGAAACCATTCGTCTCGATGCTGCGTCGCGCATGCGTGCGAAATAG
- a CDS encoding GMC family oxidoreductase, whose protein sequence is MIDYIVIGGGSAGCVLAARLSEDPRVQVCLLEAGKPDNSPLIQCPAGLAALIPYPIFNWAFKTMPNFGLNGRIGYQPRGKALGGSSSINGMMYIRGDRADYDQWAEEGNAGWSYDEVLPYFRKSENNAFWGSNAHHGASGPLNVADVLEPSVYARAFVEAGVQAGHSPNPDFNGDHQLGIGLTQVTQKNGERCSTAKAFLTPNLDRTNLQVITGAQATRILMDGKRAVGVEFQQGGAIKVLKATQEVLLSAGALQSPHILMLSGIGPAGHLQQHGIDVVHDSPGVGKNLQDHIDIVHSYEAGASRGLFGVSLSGVWSVAKGIRTWAKYRRGVLTSNFAEGTGFVKTLPEERRPDVQLVFIVAKLIDHGRKILIGNGYSVHCGLLRPKSRGSVSLASADPLAAPLIDTNFLADQDDVSRLIRAFKLVRGIMRQPALARFGGKESRNSARAQTDAQIEAFIRNHADCAYHPVGTCRMGNGPLDVVDDQLRVKGVHGLRVVDASIMPNIVSGNTNAPTIMIAEKAADMIKAALAEIKEGSCCTGCPS, encoded by the coding sequence ATGATCGACTACATCGTGATCGGCGGTGGATCGGCGGGCTGTGTGTTGGCAGCCCGCTTGAGCGAGGATCCACGGGTTCAGGTTTGCCTGCTCGAAGCAGGCAAGCCTGATAACAGCCCATTGATTCAATGTCCGGCGGGGCTTGCCGCGTTGATCCCGTATCCCATCTTCAACTGGGCGTTCAAGACGATGCCCAACTTCGGGCTGAACGGCCGGATCGGCTACCAGCCGCGCGGCAAGGCGTTGGGCGGGAGTAGTTCGATCAACGGGATGATGTATATCCGTGGCGACCGGGCCGACTACGATCAATGGGCAGAAGAGGGCAATGCCGGCTGGAGTTATGACGAGGTGTTGCCGTACTTCAGGAAGTCGGAGAACAACGCGTTCTGGGGCAGCAATGCGCATCACGGCGCAAGCGGCCCGCTCAACGTGGCGGATGTGCTGGAACCGAGCGTCTATGCAAGAGCGTTTGTCGAGGCCGGCGTACAGGCGGGGCATTCGCCCAACCCCGATTTCAATGGCGATCATCAACTGGGCATTGGACTGACGCAGGTCACGCAAAAGAACGGCGAACGCTGCAGCACCGCCAAGGCGTTCCTGACACCGAATCTCGACCGGACGAACCTGCAGGTCATCACCGGTGCGCAGGCTACGCGAATCCTGATGGACGGCAAGCGCGCGGTTGGTGTCGAGTTTCAACAAGGCGGCGCAATCAAGGTTTTGAAAGCCACGCAGGAAGTTTTGTTGTCGGCCGGCGCCTTGCAGTCGCCACACATTCTGATGCTGTCGGGCATTGGGCCTGCCGGGCATTTACAGCAGCACGGCATTGACGTCGTCCATGATTCACCGGGCGTCGGCAAGAACCTGCAGGATCACATCGATATTGTTCACAGCTACGAAGCCGGTGCGTCGCGAGGGCTGTTCGGCGTGTCGCTGTCGGGCGTGTGGTCTGTGGCGAAGGGCATTCGCACCTGGGCGAAATACCGACGCGGCGTGCTGACGTCCAACTTCGCGGAAGGCACGGGCTTTGTGAAGACGCTGCCGGAAGAAAGGCGCCCGGATGTGCAGCTCGTGTTCATCGTTGCAAAGCTGATCGACCACGGCCGGAAGATATTGATCGGTAATGGCTACTCGGTTCACTGCGGCCTGTTGCGCCCCAAATCCCGCGGCAGCGTTTCATTGGCGAGCGCCGACCCGTTGGCGGCGCCGCTGATCGACACCAATTTCCTGGCCGATCAGGACGACGTGAGTCGCCTCATACGCGCTTTCAAACTGGTGCGCGGCATCATGCGTCAGCCGGCTCTCGCGCGATTTGGCGGCAAGGAATCCAGAAATTCGGCGCGCGCGCAGACCGACGCACAGATCGAAGCGTTCATTCGCAACCACGCTGACTGCGCCTATCACCCTGTCGGGACCTGTCGCATGGGTAACGGTCCGCTCGATGTGGTCGACGATCAATTGCGCGTGAAAGGGGTGCACGGTTTGCGTGTTGTCGACGCGTCGATCATGCCGAACATCGTGTCGGGCAACACCAATGCACCGACCATCATGATCGCGGAGAAAGCCGCCGACATGATCAAGGCCGCGTTGGCCGAGATCAAAGAGGGATCATGCTGCACTGGATGCCCCTCGTGA